A genomic stretch from Streptomyces sp. QL37 includes:
- the eccB gene encoding type VII secretion protein EccB → MASRRDELNAYTFAKRRLVAQFLQPHPSGSEEGAPRPLRAVVPGAIVGVVVLAVFGAWGMFKPVAPQEWDTPYENVIIASKSTTRYVVLKTDGKTQLHPVLNMSSAKLLLAPDKGKVINVDESVLDNGKIPHGATLGIPYAPDRLPDPKEAGSAKRWAVCERPGEGGRAIQKAAFVLAEREQGKTEGKGKLRGGELMYVEGPGPDKARYIVDATGTAYAVKNDELLLRTLVGPDRAPQRVSADWLDTLHKGDAVSIPTIEGTPGTDAGVPGILQAEDNKVGMILAATSGTGTQQYVVLPGRVAPVSDFVAKLLLSSRALVGLDQDGQAKNVSAGAFEPGEAFGQEKNWPRSEPTPVNSASTESGSRNTVCNVLRGVSDKNGTSTLSTWAGTAFPATLPTGSSSAYATPGSGQLFRQFKGSSPDSGPLFLVTDTGLRYAMQSNGDSVQGDSGIGESGSEEEKKNSQQEAQQAQNHLGYKDVDPAPIPAAWSAFLPTGPRLSTGAARQPQGS, encoded by the coding sequence CCGGCTCGGAGGAGGGTGCGCCGCGCCCTCTTCGCGCGGTGGTACCCGGAGCGATCGTCGGCGTGGTCGTCCTTGCGGTGTTCGGAGCCTGGGGGATGTTCAAGCCCGTCGCACCCCAGGAGTGGGACACCCCGTACGAGAACGTCATCATCGCCAGCAAGTCCACCACCCGCTACGTGGTGTTGAAGACCGACGGCAAGACGCAGCTCCACCCCGTCCTGAACATGTCCAGCGCGAAGCTGCTCCTCGCACCGGACAAGGGCAAGGTCATCAACGTCGACGAATCGGTCCTCGACAACGGCAAGATCCCGCACGGGGCGACCCTCGGAATCCCGTACGCCCCGGACCGCCTGCCCGACCCGAAGGAAGCCGGTTCCGCCAAGCGCTGGGCGGTCTGCGAGCGGCCCGGCGAGGGCGGCAGGGCCATACAGAAGGCGGCGTTCGTCCTCGCGGAGCGCGAGCAGGGGAAGACCGAGGGCAAGGGCAAGCTGCGCGGCGGCGAGCTCATGTACGTCGAGGGCCCGGGGCCGGACAAGGCCCGCTACATCGTGGACGCCACGGGCACTGCGTACGCGGTGAAGAACGACGAACTGCTGCTGCGCACCCTGGTCGGCCCGGACCGTGCCCCCCAGCGGGTGTCCGCCGACTGGCTGGACACCTTGCACAAGGGAGACGCTGTCTCCATTCCGACCATCGAGGGCACTCCCGGTACCGACGCGGGAGTTCCGGGAATCCTCCAGGCCGAGGACAACAAGGTGGGCATGATCCTCGCGGCGACCTCCGGCACCGGGACCCAGCAGTACGTGGTCCTGCCCGGCAGGGTCGCCCCGGTGTCCGACTTCGTCGCCAAACTCCTGCTCAGCAGCCGCGCCCTGGTCGGCCTCGACCAGGACGGCCAGGCGAAGAACGTCAGCGCCGGAGCGTTCGAGCCCGGTGAGGCGTTCGGGCAGGAGAAGAACTGGCCCAGGAGCGAGCCGACGCCCGTCAACTCCGCGAGCACGGAGAGCGGAAGCCGTAACACCGTGTGCAACGTCCTGCGAGGTGTCTCGGACAAGAACGGCACCAGCACGCTCAGCACCTGGGCGGGAACGGCCTTCCCCGCCACGCTCCCCACCGGCTCCAGCAGTGCCTACGCCACCCCCGGATCGGGACAGCTCTTCCGGCAGTTCAAGGGGTCCAGCCCCGACTCCGGCCCTCTCTTCCTCGTGACCGACACCGGGCTGCGCTATGCCATGCAGTCCAACGGTGACAGCGTGCAGGGCGACTCCGGCATCGGTGAGTCCGGCAGCGAGGAGGAGAAGAAGAATAGTCAGCAGGAGGCGCAGCAGGCGCAGAACCATCTCGGGTACAAGGACGTCGACCCCGCGCCCATCCCCGCCGCCTGGTCCGCCTTCCTGCCGACGGGTCCCCGCCTGTCGACGGGCGCAGCCCGCCAGCCGCAGGGTTCGTGA
- the mycP gene encoding type VII secretion-associated serine protease mycosin, giving the protein MTTDPSSSRACSRRLLTAAAATAVLLVSLPVLPAAAEDSTQCTFGPDAKMYTGRPWALQRVLMDELWEQSTGKGVRVAVIDTGVDIKNPQLKKAVDAGSGRNYLPKNLKDENGNKIERGKENGTTDVVGHGTKVAGIIAAREMKGTGFTGLAPDATIIPVQQNDAEGHGTAETLAEAINYAAGQGRANVINISQDTANAVKPTPLLEQAVNAALAKEIVVVASAGNDGLGGNVKKTYPASYPGVLAVAASDRNNERAAFSQSGDFVGVAAPGVDMVSTVPGGGHCSDNGTSFSAPYVAGVAALIKAKHKNWTQKQIVAQIEQTAERSIAGHDHLVGWGVVDPVRALTEDDRPIEKPVAHEGVSKGKAPVPAAIHLGETADERNARLATYVVVGGGVLVAAIAGAAVAVRDRRRRQGQTGGM; this is encoded by the coding sequence GTGACCACGGACCCCTCTTCCTCCCGGGCTTGTTCGCGGCGGCTGCTGACGGCCGCTGCCGCCACCGCTGTTCTCCTCGTCTCGCTGCCGGTGCTGCCCGCGGCCGCCGAAGACTCCACCCAGTGCACCTTCGGCCCGGACGCGAAGATGTACACGGGCCGGCCCTGGGCGCTCCAACGCGTGCTGATGGACGAACTGTGGGAGCAGTCCACCGGCAAGGGCGTACGGGTGGCGGTCATCGACACCGGCGTCGACATCAAGAACCCGCAGCTCAAGAAGGCCGTTGACGCCGGGAGCGGTCGCAACTACCTGCCGAAGAACCTCAAGGACGAGAACGGCAACAAGATCGAGCGCGGCAAGGAGAACGGCACCACCGACGTGGTCGGCCACGGCACCAAGGTCGCCGGCATCATCGCCGCGCGAGAGATGAAGGGCACCGGCTTCACCGGCCTCGCTCCCGACGCGACGATCATCCCGGTCCAGCAGAACGACGCCGAAGGCCACGGGACTGCGGAGACCCTGGCGGAAGCCATCAACTACGCGGCCGGGCAGGGCAGGGCGAATGTCATCAACATCTCCCAGGACACGGCCAACGCGGTGAAGCCCACGCCCCTGCTGGAGCAGGCGGTGAATGCCGCCCTGGCCAAGGAGATCGTGGTCGTCGCCTCGGCCGGCAACGACGGGCTGGGCGGAAACGTCAAGAAGACGTACCCGGCCTCGTACCCCGGTGTCCTGGCCGTCGCCGCCTCGGACCGCAACAACGAACGCGCGGCCTTCTCCCAGTCGGGGGACTTCGTGGGGGTCGCGGCCCCCGGCGTGGACATGGTCTCCACGGTCCCCGGCGGGGGGCACTGCTCCGACAACGGCACCAGCTTCTCGGCGCCGTACGTCGCCGGGGTCGCGGCCCTCATCAAGGCCAAGCACAAGAATTGGACGCAGAAGCAAATCGTCGCCCAGATCGAGCAGACGGCGGAACGCTCGATCGCGGGCCACGACCACCTGGTCGGCTGGGGCGTCGTCGACCCGGTGCGGGCGCTGACCGAGGACGACAGACCCATCGAGAAGCCGGTGGCACACGAAGGCGTGAGCAAGGGCAAGGCGCCGGTCCCGGCCGCCATCCATCTGGGCGAAACCGCGGACGAACGCAACGCCCGGCTGGCGACCTATGTCGTGGTGGGCGGGGGAGTCCTGGTCGCCGCCATCGCGGGTGCGGCGGTGGCCGTACGCGACAGGCGGCGGCGGCAGGGGCAAACGGGCGGTATGTGA
- a CDS encoding S8 family serine peptidase has protein sequence MTAGMSQTRKRHIPLRLRGRLLATVAMAAAWSMGYAGAAPSAVAADVQSKQWYLDAMQADEMWKVTTGKGIKVAVIDTGVNSGTPSLKGQVLKGLDATGAEGDEYDDYRGHGTTMAELIAGTGEGGGLKGLAPDAKIIPMRITDTEFQNEHSVNAHDSEDAIRAAADSDAQIISMSFGSDFAGREEREAVKYAQSKGKIFFASVGNNAEETNREQYPAAYPQVVGVSSADRNGKVAEYSQNGSIVDIAAPGNDVPRWCDTTFQSYCDGDGGTSAATAIASASAALVWSAHPDWTANQVLNVLFDTASRDWEKGTLSKYLGHGLIRPSMNILKGKGSPGAPDISPLTKEKTAGSTASPAASASASSQPEKKDKAEDAAMAGSSTEKNDGSQLGLILGGVAVVLVLGGGAFALVRKRRSA, from the coding sequence ATGACAGCAGGAATGAGCCAGACCCGGAAGCGTCATATTCCTCTCCGACTGAGAGGGCGCCTACTTGCCACAGTGGCCATGGCCGCTGCCTGGAGCATGGGGTACGCAGGGGCTGCTCCATCGGCCGTTGCCGCGGATGTGCAGTCCAAGCAGTGGTACCTCGACGCCATGCAGGCCGATGAGATGTGGAAGGTCACTACGGGGAAAGGCATCAAGGTCGCTGTCATCGACACCGGAGTCAACTCGGGCACGCCATCCTTGAAGGGGCAGGTACTGAAGGGGCTCGACGCGACGGGCGCCGAGGGCGATGAGTACGACGATTATCGCGGTCACGGCACAACCATGGCTGAATTGATTGCCGGAACCGGCGAAGGCGGAGGTCTGAAGGGTCTCGCGCCGGATGCGAAGATCATCCCGATGAGGATCACCGACACGGAGTTCCAGAACGAGCATTCCGTGAATGCGCATGACTCCGAGGATGCAATTCGGGCCGCTGCGGACAGTGATGCGCAGATCATCAGCATGTCGTTCGGTAGCGATTTCGCGGGCAGGGAAGAGAGAGAAGCTGTAAAGTACGCGCAGAGTAAGGGAAAGATCTTTTTCGCGAGTGTCGGCAATAACGCCGAGGAAACCAATAGGGAGCAATATCCTGCCGCTTACCCGCAAGTGGTCGGCGTCTCCTCGGCGGATCGAAACGGAAAAGTGGCCGAGTATTCACAAAATGGAAGTATTGTAGATATTGCGGCTCCTGGAAATGATGTTCCACGTTGGTGTGACACCACTTTCCAGTCCTATTGCGACGGCGACGGCGGAACAAGTGCAGCAACCGCCATCGCATCCGCCTCCGCAGCCCTAGTGTGGTCCGCCCACCCCGACTGGACTGCGAACCAGGTTCTCAATGTACTTTTCGACACTGCCAGTCGGGACTGGGAAAAGGGCACGCTCAGCAAGTACCTCGGCCACGGTCTGATTCGTCCCTCCATGAACATCCTGAAGGGCAAGGGCTCCCCCGGCGCCCCGGACATCAGTCCCCTCACCAAGGAAAAGACGGCCGGTTCCACGGCCTCGCCCGCCGCATCCGCATCAGCTTCGTCACAGCCTGAGAAGAAGGACAAGGCTGAGGACGCCGCCATGGCAGGCTCCAGCACGGAGAAGAACGACGGCAGCCAACTGGGCCTGATCCTCGGCGGAGTGGCAGTAGTCCTCGTGCTCGGCGGCGGCGCTTTCGCGCTCGTACGCAAGCGCCGTAGCGCCTGA
- a CDS encoding WXG100 family type VII secretion target, which produces MADQKLSDEMLLKLEGELSRRFDSVRGQLKTLQATIDSLEGAWKGIGANAFNVKQADINVRMSGIATRLVNFQEAIKAARTISGNTEDEIRQALQGVDVVDGHSTGSEAKTSAINSL; this is translated from the coding sequence ATGGCAGATCAGAAGCTTTCAGATGAGATGCTCCTCAAGCTTGAGGGCGAACTCAGCCGGCGATTCGACTCCGTGAGGGGCCAGCTGAAGACGCTGCAGGCGACGATCGACAGCCTGGAAGGTGCCTGGAAGGGCATCGGCGCCAACGCCTTCAACGTGAAGCAGGCTGACATCAACGTCAGGATGAGTGGCATCGCCACCCGGCTGGTCAATTTCCAGGAAGCCATCAAGGCGGCGCGCACCATCTCGGGCAACACCGAAGACGAGATCCGGCAGGCCCTCCAGGGCGTGGACGTCGTCGACGGCCACTCCACCGGCTCGGAGGCCAAGACCTCGGCCATCAACTCCCTCTGA
- a CDS encoding WXG100 family type VII secretion target: protein MSTNDGTMVVTYSSLEQAAGDIDRQSRQLQEDLASIKRMIANVSELWVGEAKSAYDAAQAGWDRDATGIHTALSEISRKVRDAGTAYQAGDKRARANFE from the coding sequence ATGTCGACCAACGACGGCACGATGGTTGTCACTTACTCGAGCCTGGAGCAGGCTGCCGGGGACATCGACCGGCAGAGCAGGCAGCTTCAGGAAGACCTTGCGTCGATCAAGCGGATGATCGCCAACGTCTCCGAGCTCTGGGTCGGCGAGGCCAAGTCGGCGTACGACGCGGCGCAGGCCGGCTGGGACCGCGACGCCACGGGGATCCACACCGCCCTCTCCGAGATCTCTCGCAAGGTGCGCGACGCCGGTACCGCCTACCAGGCGGGCGACAAGCGGGCGCGGGCCAACTTCGAGTAG
- a CDS encoding helix-turn-helix transcriptional regulator, which translates to MRADNGAGDATNSEPELSDSLKTFGAVLKALRDEACLTQEQFAPLVQYSAAYIAKIEQGKRFPPRDLLDRSEEVLGAPAARVLAAAARSLTRKVGLASWFRQWAGIEEEAITLCAYECRAIPGLLQPEGYIRAIFERRLPPLSGEQIEHQVTARLERQQLLTDRPNTAFSFIIEQALLERHMGGPDVIRQLLEHLIEQSVRRNVEIQVMPLRQYDHAGIDGLMYLAETRQHEWVGYSEGQQSSILITSPKDVSAMLQRYGKLRSQALGREATVSLLEQMRGAL; encoded by the coding sequence ATGCGGGCGGACAACGGGGCCGGGGACGCGACCAACAGCGAGCCGGAGCTGTCGGACAGCCTCAAGACGTTCGGGGCGGTGCTGAAGGCGCTACGGGACGAAGCGTGTCTCACACAGGAGCAGTTCGCGCCGCTCGTGCAGTACTCGGCGGCGTACATCGCGAAGATCGAGCAGGGGAAGCGGTTCCCGCCGAGGGACTTGCTGGACCGCTCGGAGGAGGTGCTGGGGGCGCCTGCCGCGCGGGTGCTCGCTGCGGCGGCGCGGAGCTTGACGCGGAAGGTGGGGCTGGCGTCGTGGTTCCGGCAGTGGGCGGGGATCGAGGAGGAAGCGATCACGCTGTGCGCGTACGAATGCCGGGCGATTCCGGGGTTGTTGCAGCCGGAGGGGTACATCCGGGCGATCTTCGAACGGCGGTTGCCACCCCTGTCCGGTGAGCAGATCGAGCACCAGGTGACCGCCCGGCTGGAACGACAGCAACTTCTGACCGACAGGCCGAACACAGCATTCAGCTTCATTATCGAACAGGCGCTGCTGGAAAGGCACATGGGTGGGCCCGACGTCATCCGCCAACTCCTGGAGCATCTGATTGAGCAGAGCGTGCGGCGAAACGTCGAGATCCAGGTAATGCCCCTGCGCCAGTACGACCACGCTGGTATCGACGGCCTGATGTACCTGGCCGAGACCCGTCAGCACGAGTGGGTGGGCTACTCCGAGGGCCAGCAGTCGAGCATTCTCATCACGTCGCCGAAGGACGTGAGCGCCATGCTCCAGCGCTATGGCAAGCTGCGCTCGCAGGCCCTCGGCCGCGAAGCCACCGTAAGCCTGCTGGAGCAGATGCGAGGAGCACTATGA
- a CDS encoding DUF397 domain-containing protein gives MSTTEPVWFKSSYSGSSGDNCVEVAAHHATVLVRDSKCTQKRPLSVSPGAWAAFTTLAADSAV, from the coding sequence ATGAGCACTACAGAGCCGGTCTGGTTCAAGAGCAGCTACAGCGGCAGTTCAGGCGACAACTGCGTCGAAGTGGCCGCACACCACGCGACCGTCCTCGTCCGGGACTCGAAATGTACGCAGAAGCGTCCGCTGAGCGTATCCCCGGGTGCCTGGGCGGCATTCACCACGCTCGCAGCTGACTCAGCGGTTTGA
- a CDS encoding (+)-(1(10)E,4E,6S,7R)-germacradien-6-ol synthase: MTSPAPAPKIPQLWVPLPSGIHPSWREIDERSAAWLDRFGLYSDRAQRERLTRISVGEITSRGAPSGRVAALQWTSDFLMWLFAFDDEYCDEGPVAASPDATLLMITKLQRIVEVPWTAPTDDNYSAALRELRLRLDSLTTPVQTARWAATFRAYLQGQIWMAANGAAGRIPSLSDHLAVRLDSSGVKIFSTLSEIIHGYDLPAADYERHDIRGFVEIFASIIGWSNDLVSYHKERQRSQEGYGNIVDLIAYERKCTLDEAVSETAMMHTRAMALYLRLRDQILRDAGPELRRWITDCDSWIRADYDWSLTTHRYVNPENPADLPAGSAASPFQEREADQPLPIASIAWWWNLVKD, from the coding sequence ATGACCTCCCCAGCACCAGCGCCGAAGATCCCCCAGCTGTGGGTCCCGCTCCCCTCGGGAATTCATCCAAGTTGGCGTGAGATCGATGAACGCTCGGCCGCCTGGCTCGATCGGTTCGGCCTCTACTCCGACCGGGCGCAGCGCGAACGGCTGACCCGCATCTCCGTGGGAGAGATCACCAGCCGCGGCGCCCCCTCCGGACGCGTCGCAGCGTTGCAGTGGACCTCGGACTTCCTGATGTGGCTCTTCGCCTTCGACGACGAGTACTGCGACGAGGGGCCCGTCGCGGCTTCCCCGGATGCCACCCTGCTCATGATCACCAAGCTTCAGCGCATCGTCGAAGTCCCCTGGACGGCGCCCACCGACGACAACTACAGCGCAGCGTTACGCGAGTTGCGTCTGCGGCTCGACAGCTTGACCACCCCGGTGCAGACGGCCCGCTGGGCGGCCACTTTCCGCGCCTACCTCCAGGGCCAGATCTGGATGGCCGCCAACGGCGCCGCCGGGCGGATCCCGAGCCTCTCCGACCACCTGGCGGTCCGGCTCGACTCCTCCGGCGTCAAGATCTTCTCGACCCTCAGCGAGATCATCCACGGGTACGACCTCCCCGCGGCAGACTACGAGCGCCACGACATCCGTGGGTTCGTCGAGATCTTCGCCTCGATCATCGGCTGGTCCAACGACTTGGTCTCGTACCACAAGGAGCGCCAGCGCAGCCAAGAGGGATACGGAAACATAGTCGATCTGATCGCGTACGAACGGAAGTGCACCCTCGACGAAGCGGTGAGCGAGACCGCCATGATGCACACCCGTGCCATGGCTCTCTATCTCCGTCTCCGCGACCAGATCCTGCGTGACGCCGGCCCCGAGCTCCGTCGATGGATCACGGACTGCGACTCCTGGATCCGCGCCGACTACGACTGGTCGCTCACCACACATCGCTACGTCAACCCGGAGAACCCGGCCGACCTACCGGCCGGCAGCGCCGCCTCCCCCTTCCAGGAGAGGGAGGCGGACCAGCCTCTGCCGATCGCCAGCATCGCTTGGTGGTGGAACCTGGTGAAGGACTGA
- the eccCa gene encoding type VII secretion protein EccCa: protein MSQIVVKRPPRALPSEVPGEQVQLQPPPELPRGQQEGVMMQLLPMLGMGGSVVFFFMTPNPIMRIMGMIMIASTVAMAIAMIIRFRRGTQGQLADMRRDYLKYLTQTRRAVLRTARQQRDAQFYLHPSPEQLWALVAEGSRVWERRVGDADFAHVRIGLGSQELATPLVAPDTAPVDELEPLTAGAMQQFLTTHSTLDGLPMAVSLRAFYHLTISGEAESARATARAMVGALASLHSPEDLVIAVAAGRDAAPRWEWTKWLPHVQVQGSIDGAGSRRLITTNVAELEEMLAGRLDGRPRFQPGGQPILDQPHVVVVLDGESVPATSALASAEGLQGVTVIEIVTGQVTGARGGLSIVVDPHSLQLESGHGLVYDGLPDLLSHEAAEALARQLAPLHVASGGDDDEPLLANLEFTDLLNLGDAASVDVSRTWRARSQAERLRVPIGVGEDGGPVMLDLKEAAQEGMGPHGLCVGATGSGKSELLRTLVLGLAVTHTSETLNFVLADFKGGATFAGMAQMPHVAAVITNLADDLTLVDRMGDSISGELNRRQEMLRDAGNYANIHDYEKARAAGAPLQPIPSLVLVIDEFSELLTAKPDFIEMFVQIGRIGRSLGVHLLLASQRLEEGRLRGLETYLSYRIGLRTFSAGESRAALGVPDAYHLPNVPGSGYLKYGTDEMVRFKAAYVSGVYRSGAQPAASSGPLPVDRRPVVFTAAPVPVRYVQPTAQPGVPDARTSEDDALADTVLDVIVRRLEGRGASAHQVWLPPLDNPPSLDELLPGLSAVEGRGLTQPGFEGAGRLVVPLGVVDKPYEQRRDTLYRDFSGAAGHMQITGGPQSGKSTLLRTLIAGFALTHTPQEVQFYGLDFGGGGMASVSGLPHVGGVASRLDPERVRRTVAEVYGIMARREEYFRSAGIDSIATFRRLRARGEISATDQPWGDVFLLIDGWGNFRTDYEGLESAAIDIAQRGLGYGIHLIVTASRSMEVRANLKDHLMNRLELRLGDVMDSELDRKAAVNVPAGVPGRGLTPEKLHFMAAVPRIDGINSDSDLSEATAAMNQEVARHWTAAPAPAVRLLPRELPVRELPAGYARPERGIAFGIDENNLEPVFLDFERDPFFLVFGESESGKSNLLRLLIKQLTERYEGNAAKFFVIDNRRALLDVTPATHLAEYVPMSNNMEHHADALYDLMKRRTPSPEVTAQELRDRSWWSGPDVYVVVDDYDLVSTSSGNPLAKLTEMLPFSRDVGVRFIIARSTAGAGRALYEPFLQRILELGAQGVMLSGDPIEGDILGNVRPRPMPPGRGVFVTRRRGNPLVQSGLMDGER from the coding sequence GTGAGCCAGATTGTCGTCAAGCGCCCACCGCGGGCCCTCCCCTCCGAAGTTCCGGGCGAACAGGTGCAGTTGCAACCTCCGCCCGAGTTGCCCCGTGGGCAGCAGGAGGGAGTGATGATGCAGCTGCTGCCGATGCTCGGCATGGGTGGTTCCGTCGTCTTCTTCTTCATGACGCCGAACCCGATCATGCGGATCATGGGCATGATCATGATCGCGTCGACGGTCGCGATGGCCATCGCGATGATCATCCGTTTCCGGCGCGGCACCCAGGGTCAGCTCGCGGACATGCGGCGCGACTATCTGAAGTACCTGACGCAGACCAGACGCGCTGTGCTGAGGACCGCCCGGCAGCAGCGCGACGCGCAGTTCTACCTCCACCCGTCCCCGGAGCAGCTGTGGGCGCTCGTCGCCGAGGGCAGCCGTGTCTGGGAGCGCCGTGTAGGGGACGCGGACTTCGCCCACGTACGCATCGGACTGGGCAGCCAGGAGCTCGCCACGCCGCTCGTCGCACCGGACACAGCGCCGGTGGATGAGCTGGAACCGCTGACCGCCGGGGCTATGCAGCAGTTCCTGACGACCCACAGCACGCTGGACGGGCTGCCGATGGCGGTCTCGCTCCGCGCCTTCTACCACCTGACGATCAGCGGTGAGGCGGAGTCCGCGCGTGCCACGGCCCGCGCGATGGTCGGGGCGCTCGCCTCGCTGCACTCCCCCGAGGACCTGGTCATCGCCGTCGCGGCCGGGCGCGACGCCGCTCCGCGCTGGGAATGGACGAAGTGGCTCCCGCACGTCCAGGTGCAGGGCTCCATCGACGGCGCCGGCAGCCGCCGTCTGATCACCACGAACGTCGCGGAGCTGGAGGAGATGCTCGCGGGCCGCCTCGACGGCCGGCCTCGCTTCCAGCCCGGTGGCCAGCCGATCCTCGACCAGCCGCACGTCGTCGTCGTGCTCGACGGCGAGTCCGTACCGGCGACGTCGGCGCTCGCGTCGGCGGAGGGCCTCCAGGGCGTGACGGTCATCGAGATCGTCACGGGCCAGGTCACCGGAGCGCGCGGCGGCCTCTCGATCGTGGTCGACCCCCACTCCCTGCAGCTGGAGTCGGGGCACGGCCTGGTGTACGACGGCCTCCCCGACCTGCTGAGCCACGAGGCCGCGGAGGCACTGGCACGGCAGCTGGCCCCCCTCCACGTGGCGTCGGGCGGGGACGACGACGAACCGCTGCTCGCCAATCTGGAGTTCACCGATCTGCTGAATCTCGGTGACGCCGCCTCGGTCGACGTCAGCCGGACCTGGCGGGCCCGCTCGCAGGCGGAGCGGCTCCGGGTGCCGATCGGCGTGGGCGAGGACGGCGGCCCCGTGATGCTGGACCTCAAGGAGGCGGCGCAGGAGGGCATGGGCCCGCACGGCCTGTGTGTCGGCGCCACGGGTTCCGGAAAGTCCGAGCTGCTCCGCACGCTCGTGCTGGGTCTCGCCGTCACCCATACGTCGGAGACGCTGAACTTCGTACTCGCGGACTTCAAGGGTGGCGCCACCTTCGCCGGCATGGCGCAGATGCCCCATGTCGCAGCGGTGATCACCAACCTCGCGGACGACCTGACGCTGGTGGACCGCATGGGCGACTCCATCAGCGGTGAGCTCAACCGCCGCCAGGAGATGCTGCGCGACGCGGGCAACTACGCCAACATCCACGACTACGAGAAGGCCCGGGCCGCGGGTGCCCCGCTGCAGCCCATCCCGTCCCTCGTCCTGGTCATCGACGAGTTCAGCGAGCTGCTCACGGCGAAGCCGGACTTCATCGAGATGTTCGTGCAGATCGGGCGCATCGGCCGTTCCCTGGGTGTCCATCTGCTGCTGGCCTCGCAGCGCCTCGAGGAGGGCCGGCTGCGCGGCCTGGAGACCTATCTGTCGTACCGGATCGGTCTGCGTACGTTCTCCGCGGGTGAGTCCCGGGCCGCGCTGGGCGTGCCCGACGCCTACCACCTGCCCAACGTCCCTGGTTCGGGCTATCTGAAGTACGGCACGGACGAGATGGTGCGCTTCAAGGCGGCGTACGTCTCCGGGGTCTACCGCTCGGGCGCGCAGCCCGCCGCGTCGTCCGGTCCCCTGCCGGTGGACCGCAGGCCGGTGGTCTTCACCGCGGCTCCGGTGCCCGTGCGCTACGTACAGCCGACGGCGCAGCCCGGGGTACCCGATGCCCGCACGTCGGAGGACGACGCCCTGGCCGACACGGTGCTGGACGTGATCGTGCGCCGGCTGGAGGGCCGGGGGGCGTCCGCGCACCAGGTGTGGCTGCCCCCGCTGGACAATCCGCCGTCGCTGGACGAGCTCCTGCCGGGGCTGTCCGCGGTGGAGGGGCGCGGGCTGACCCAGCCCGGGTTCGAGGGCGCGGGACGCCTCGTCGTACCGCTGGGTGTGGTCGACAAGCCGTACGAGCAGCGCCGCGACACGCTCTACCGGGACTTCTCCGGCGCGGCGGGCCACATGCAGATCACCGGCGGCCCGCAGTCGGGCAAGTCCACGCTGCTGCGCACGCTCATCGCGGGCTTCGCCCTCACCCACACGCCCCAGGAGGTCCAGTTCTACGGACTCGACTTCGGTGGCGGCGGCATGGCCTCGGTCTCCGGCCTCCCCCATGTCGGAGGGGTCGCGTCCCGGCTCGACCCGGAACGGGTCCGCCGTACGGTCGCCGAGGTGTACGGGATCATGGCGCGCCGCGAGGAGTACTTCCGCAGCGCGGGCATCGACTCCATCGCCACCTTCCGCCGACTGCGGGCGCGCGGCGAGATCTCGGCGACGGACCAGCCGTGGGGCGACGTCTTTCTCCTGATCGACGGCTGGGGCAACTTCCGGACGGACTACGAGGGCCTGGAATCCGCGGCCATCGACATCGCACAGCGCGGCCTCGGCTACGGCATCCACCTGATCGTCACGGCGTCACGCTCCATGGAGGTCCGGGCCAACCTCAAGGACCACCTGATGAACCGGCTCGAACTGCGGCTCGGTGACGTCATGGACTCCGAGCTGGACCGCAAGGCCGCGGTCAACGTGCCCGCCGGCGTGCCCGGTCGCGGTCTCACCCCGGAGAAGCTGCACTTCATGGCCGCGGTACCGCGGATCGACGGCATCAACTCCGACAGCGACCTCTCCGAGGCCACGGCCGCCATGAACCAGGAGGTCGCCCGGCACTGGACCGCGGCGCCCGCCCCGGCGGTCCGGCTGCTGCCCCGCGAACTCCCGGTCCGCGAACTGCCCGCGGGCTACGCACGGCCGGAGCGGGGCATCGCGTTCGGCATCGACGAGAACAACCTGGAGCCGGTCTTCCTCGACTTCGAGCGGGACCCGTTCTTCCTGGTGTTCGGCGAGAGCGAGTCCGGCAAGTCCAACCTGCTGCGCCTGCTCATCAAGCAGCTGACCGAGAGGTACGAGGGGAACGCCGCCAAGTTCTTCGTCATCGACAACCGGCGAGCGCTCCTGGACGTCACCCCCGCCACGCACCTGGCGGAGTACGTACCCATGTCCAACAACATGGAGCACCACGCGGACGCGCTGTACGACCTCATGAAGCGCCGCACGCCCTCGCCCGAGGTCACGGCGCAGGAGCTGCGTGATCGCAGCTGGTGGAGCGGCCCCGACGTGTACGTGGTCGTCGACGACTACGACCTGGTCTCGACGTCGAGCGGCAACCCGCTGGCGAAGCTCACGGAGATGCTGCCGTTCTCCCGCGACGTCGGCGTGCGGTTCATCATCGCCCGCAGCACGGCGGGGGCGGGCCGCGCGCTGTACGAGCCCTTCCTGCAGCGCATCCTCGAACTCGGCGCGCAGGGCGTGATGCTCTCGGGCGACCCCATCGAGGGCGACATCCTCGGCAACGTACGACCGCGCCCGATGCCCCCGGGGCGCGGGGTGTTCGTCACCCGGCGCCGAGGGAATCCGCTGGTGCAGTCCGGTCTCATGGACGGGGAGCGGTAG